The DNA region GAAGTAACCAAGCACGCGCCCGGATCTTTCTGCTGGATTGAGCTCAACACCAGCGATTCGGCTGCGGCAAAGAAGTTCTATTGCGGTTTGTTTGATTGGCAGGCGGAGGACACGCCGGCAGGTCCGGATATGGTCTACACGATGCTCAGAATTAGAGGCCTCGAAGTTGGGGCAATGTGCGATTTGCAGCCGGAGCACAAAGCTCACGGCGTACCGCCCCACTGGATGACGTACATTGCGGTCGAGAGCGCCGACGACGCGGCAAAGAAGGCAGCTTCCCTTGGAGGCAACGTGATGGCCGATGCGTTCGACGTTATGGATGTCGGACGAATGGCGATTGTTCAAGACCCGCAAGGCGCTACCTTCTGCGTGTGGCAGGCGAAGGCGCACATTGGCGCAAAGCTTGTCGGCGAGGTCGGCACGTTTGGCTGGGATGAGCTTTGGACGACTGACCGGAAGAAGGCTGCCGAGTTCTACAAGGGACTGTTCGGCTGGGCATCCAAAGAGGGCG from Acidobacteriota bacterium includes:
- a CDS encoding VOC family protein is translated as MPEVTKHAPGSFCWIELNTSDSAAAKKFYCGLFDWQAEDTPAGPDMVYTMLRIRGLEVGAMCDLQPEHKAHGVPPHWMTYIAVESADDAAKKAASLGGNVMADAFDVMDVGRMAIVQDPQGATFCVWQAKAHIGAKLVGEVGTFGWDELWTTDRKKAAEFYKGLFGWASKEGDMGEAGVYVEWSNAGQSIGGMMEIRPEMGPVPPNWLPYFMVEDCNASADKATASGGKLFVPPTDIPNVGRFAVIGDPQGAMFAIIKLTGHAQ